In Gossypium hirsutum isolate 1008001.06 chromosome D06, Gossypium_hirsutum_v2.1, whole genome shotgun sequence, one genomic interval encodes:
- the LOC107900205 gene encoding uncharacterized mitochondrial protein AtMg00860-like, producing the protein MDWLTEHRAKINFTLKRVTLGTDEGMEIIEVGHVVSVEGVRVDPKNIEAILEWRSLRSVTKVRSFLGLTSYYRKFVEGTTTIATPLTKLIQKNEEFAWTEERQNNFKRLKTILAKAPMLVQSELGKDFVVYSDTSHIGLGCMLIQEGTIMAYASR; encoded by the exons atggattggctgaCTGAGCATAGGGCCAAGATAAACTTCACACTTAAAAGAGTAACCTTGGGAACCGATGAAGGGATGGAAATCATTGAAGTTG GTCATGTGGTCTCAGTAGAGGGAGTTCGTGTGGACCCAAAGAATATTGAGGCAATTCTGGAGTGGAGATCGCTAAGAAGTGTCACAAAGGTGCGAAGCTTTTTGGGGCTTACAAGTTACTATCGCAAATTTGTTGAGGGGACCACCACTATTGCAACACCCTTAACGAAGCTAAtacagaaaaatgaagagtttgCATGGACGGAAGAAAGACAAAACAACTTCAAGAGACTTAAGACGATACTCGCTAAAGCACCTATGTTGGTTCAATCAGAACTTGGGAAAGACTTTGTAGTCTACAGCGACACATCGCACATAGGTCTTGGTTGCATGTTGATCCAAGAAGGAACAATAATGGCTTATGCCTCCAGATAG
- the LOC107900204 gene encoding uncharacterized protein, with the protein MKDLGSFTITCNIGESYYIKALCDIRVNINLMPKSIFKMLGIGKVRPVTVTLQLADQSFTYLVGKIEDVLVCVDKFIFPANFIVLDFKADKEVSIILERPFLATGRTLIDMQKGELTMRVQDDQVTFNVLKAMKLPNPTEDYSIMEELETFISMEWESNFVEDPLGNTIRFEPLEDEEGNESIALIKANPNDYVQPTQFEPLALEAQEFTQPKLSIEKPPKLELKVLLSHLKYAYLGNNSTLSVIISAELTNTKRSS; encoded by the coding sequence ATGAAGGACCTTGGAAGCTTTACTATAACCTGTAATATTGGAGAATCTTACTATATTAAAGCTTTATGCGATATTAGAGTGAATATCAACTTAATGCCaaaatctattttcaagatgttggGAATAGGTAAAGTAAGACCCGTGACTGTGACACTCCAATTGGCGGATCAATCTTTCACATACCTAGTAGGAAAGATTGAGGATGTTCTAGTATgtgtagataagtttatttttcctgCTAATTTTATTGTCTTAGATTTTAAAGCAGATAAGGAAGTGTCGATCATCTTGGAGAGACCTTTCCTAGCAACGGGGAGAACATTAATAGACATGCAAAAAGGTGAACTCACTATGAGAGTTCAAGATGACCAAGTGACGTTTAATGTTCTCAAAGCGATGAAACTTCCTAATCCGACAGAGGATTATTCAATAATGGAGGAGTTAGAAACCTTTATTTCTATGGAGTGGGAAAGTAATTTTGTAGAAGACCCATTGGGAAACACTATAAGGTTTGAGCCATTGGAAGATGAAGAAGGTAATGAAAGTATCGCTTTGATAAAAGCTAATCCAAACGACTATGTTCAACCAACACAGTTTGAACCATTAGCATTGGAAGCTCAGGAATTCACACAACCGAAGTTGTCAATCGAGAAACCACCCAAACTTGAACTTAAGGTACTTCTCTCTCATTTGAAATACGCTTATTTGGGTAACAATTCTACTTtgtctgtgattatttcagcagaactGACAAACACTAAGAGGAGTAGCTGA